cacctatcaaAGGTTAGAGAAGCTTGCAGGTGCTAGAAACACAATGATGTGCCTGACAAGTTTCTGATTTCCTGGAGGATATATTCAGATGCCATTGAGACAGCCCACTGACCCTTCACTGAGAGCAGCAAGCAAAGCCACAATCCCTGATTGTGAACCTACAGAGAGAGTGCTGGGGAGTCTCCAAACTTCCCTCTCTTCCATCTCCAAATTCCTGCAACATCCCTGCCATTTAGAGTCCACATTTTCAAGAAATACTTTATTATACTACTAGTGCTCTGAAGCAAATGCATAAAATTTGCAAgaggggtttaaaaaaaaaagcaagctcaGCATAttggggagcttttaaaactgATGATGCAGCTGACCTCCTGGAGACAAAGGCAGTGGGAGGGCTTTACTGGTCTAAATAAATAGGAGTCTCTGGGCTGAGAACCCACAGTGTGGATCTGAAGCTGAAGTCTGAACTCCACCTTGAGGCAGAATGAGGTTCACCCCTGGAGCTCTGATTCTTATGCTGCTGGCCTTCAGCCTCTCTCCTGTCCATGGTGAGAACCTTCGCTTGTTATCATTTGTGCTTTGAGCTCAAGTGGTCTTCagccatttcaattttttttccaatcagaTAATGAGGGGAAGTGTGAATGAAGTGGGGGAAACTGCTCAACTGCTCCTAGATTTCTAAAAGTAAGGTGTTCAGAGATTTAACTCTTAGAGGCTGGAAACATTTGTATTGTTAAGACTGTCGTCCAGAGAAGGCGGAGATGCTGGAGGTCCCAGGTCCGTGGGACTGACACTCAGCAGCCTATTTCTGGCCTTTTTCAGATGCCTCTCTGCCTATAACTCATTTTTTCCAAATATCTCGTCTTCACTTTGCCTCTCAACGCTACCCCTTTTTGACCAAATGCTATTGACTCCAACCCGGTCTCCTGCAGGGATAGTCTAATACAATGTTTTAGGGTCAGCTCTGACATGAAACATTGTAAGTACAACAGGAGTCCTCAAGTACACACTTCTGCCAAGAAGCAGACTTCCAAGTCTAAACGGGGAGGATTTCTTTGTGTAAATAGGTAAATATCTAGctaaaagataaatttttatgCAACTGAAGGGATCATCAGATTCCACCAGGAATTATCATGTGTAGGATGAGATACTTCGTTCAGGTGCAGAGGACCAGTTTTTGTTCTTAAAATGTGGGgatattttttcctgattttaaccCCGTTTCACGTCATTTCATTCTTTAAGACCCTCgtctctttctccttccatgAAGCTTTTCCATGGCTGCTGGCAAAGTCCTCTGTTCTCATTCATGCAGTTTGGACTTTGGGGGAAATACAGCATTCTGTGATactttagtttttgtttctttgtttccccCACTAAAGTGTAACACCTTTAGAGCCTGGTTCCTTTATTTGCAATTCTGTGTCCAGTGGAGTGGTGGGCACTAGAGTTAAAGAAAGTAGAATTCCTTGAAATGCATAAGACAGGTTACCTATTAAAGTAATGagtacattttttgttgttgaatacaAACAGTTGAATGTTTATAATTGGTAGTTTTTGATAATGATTTGCAACTGAGTTAGAGGACCAAcagattaaacaaaaacaaaaaatatcttcatggtaTTTCCTTAGAGAAAGAGGGCGGGTTCGGAGAGTAGGGGGTAATGATAAGAAAGAGCTCGATAGGGTTAAAACTTGATAATGCTCTGGGAGACTCAGTTAACTAGTTCATTTCTGGTTTTTTATGTATTAGGAGTGAAGATTGATCAATTTTATGTTGCATGAATTATAACTGAGTTATTAGTTCCCACAGTGGCCATTCTCAAATTTTATTATATGGGCAACCACCTGAGTACCAATATAATGATGTCACAAATTTTAATaggtattgtatttttaaaaagctgattttatttttaaggttttgatagaaaatgtttgaaaataagcCAAGACAAGCAGAAATTCACAAACTAAAGGCATATGGGTGGAAGTATTGActtgaaatatttaaatcttcAAATGCACAGTATGAAAGATTACCGATTAATTCTAGTTGTGAATTATATGCCAAAGGGATTAAAATAACTGATTCTATGTTTATAGGTGTTCTGGAGACCAATAACACAAACTTAAAGTGTAAATGCATTCGAAAGACTGTCAACTTTTTCCCCATTAGTCTCATTGAAAGACTTAATATCATCCCCCGTGGGCGTGGATGTCCAAACACAGAAATCATGTAAgttgcaataaaaaataatgtatgcttCCTTGAAGTGATTAACTTGGAGTATTACTAGCAATTAATTCTCAAACTAATAATGAGAATCAGTAAAACTTGTTAAGTACATACTTTGCAGGGGTATGGGTGAGGTCCTAGCTAACTCACATGCTTCGCGAACATTCACTCACTGTATTCTTTCAAGAGCCCTTTCAGGTATATCTGTTGTTACCATTCCTTTAcaaatgcagaaactgaggcttagggaagCTAGCTAACTGCCCTGAGGCATACCACTAGACAGGGCCAGAACCAAGATTCTTCTCTATTCCGTCAAACTCCAATTGCcagcagaaa
This is a stretch of genomic DNA from Bos mutus isolate GX-2022 chromosome 6, NWIPB_WYAK_1.1, whole genome shotgun sequence. It encodes these proteins:
- the CXCL13 gene encoding C-X-C motif chemokine 13, whose protein sequence is MRFTPGALILMLLAFSLSPVHGVLETNNTNLKCKCIRKTVNFFPISLIERLNIIPRGRGCPNTEIIVWMKNKLVICLNPQAKWTQTLIKVLSKRILSTSPAPVVKKRSD